Within Candidatus Poribacteria bacterium, the genomic segment GCCAAGGACCCTTTTATCTGAAACTGATGCAGCTATTTTAATAGTTATCAGTTATCGGTTCGGTTTTTCTGCGAAAAACCTTTCAGTTTTCAGTTAAGAGGTTTTCGTTTAGCAGAACCCTCTTGTAACTGATAACTGATAACTGATAACTGACAACTATTCTCACACGAAAGGATTACGAATCAAAACATTTTGATTTTATTTTTTATGAAACGTGCAATTTTAGTTCTAATAGTTTTGACGCTGGGAGTGACATTACCACCACTTTATTCACAATGGGCAGAATCTCAAAGACTTAAACAGATACAAACCGTAAAACAACAGGCACGTCCGGTTTTCGGGGATCGTTTGGAAATGGTAATGACAGGACTTGAAAGCGGTACACCGCCTTCTGTAGTGATCTTGTATACCAGCGGGACGCGAAGCCACCTGGAGCCGTGCGGGTGTTATCAAGAGCAGTCCGGTGGATTGCCGAGACGTGCTTATGTTGTCGAGGAATTTCGGAAGCGTGGATTCCTGACGCTTTTGGTTGATGCTGGAAACATTTTTGATGGTGAGGCAGAGATAGATGCACGCCGCTGTGAAACGAATATGAAAGCATTGACAGCGATGCAGTATTCAGCAATGGCACTGAGTGAATCGGATCTTACATACTCGGATACTTATCTGAGGCGACAGCGCGCCGTTGCGGCTTTTCCGTTTTTAGCACCCGATGTGAGGCGCGACAATTTCACGCAGCCGTTTGTCGTTGAACAAATTGGACAACACAGCGTCGCTTTTGTTGTAGGTGAAGCCCCCGAGGAAATAATATCGCTGTCAGATATTGTTGTGGCTTTAGGGGATCCAAAGGACGCTGAACATATTGATGTTGTGATTTACCCAGACGAGACCGAACCAATGGGCACTGAAGATGGACCCCTTTATGTTGGTTGTAAATCTGAAGGTAAGACATTGGGCGTGTTGGCACTCTGGATAGATTCAAACGCGCAGGTGGCGCGCCACTATGCAACGGAAGTGGCATTGACAGCGGAAGTCGGTGAATCTGAAACTGTCCGTCAACTGCTCACGGATTTCTATCGAGAGATGGCATCTGAAAACCCGTCGCAGGATTCGCGGCTTTTTGCCAAGCAACTTTTAGAACAGCAGCAGGAAAACGGATATGCCTCGGCAACAGCCTGCCAGCGATGCCATGAGCAGGAATATCTGCAATGGTCCGCCACGCGCCACGCTTTCGCCTACGAGACCCTTCTGAAGAAAGAGCGGTACTTCGACACAGGGTGTGTCTCCTGCCATACGACTGGATTTGGGTATTCAACAGGATTTCAGATCGGCGACTCGGATTCAGCACTCGAAGGGGTGCAGTGCGAAACCTGCCACGGGCCCGGCAAGCAACACGTCGGCAACCCGAAAAAGAGCAATATCCGCAATGGTGCCGATACATCCCTCTGTTTGCAATGCCACGACACAAAACATTCGCCCGGTTTCTCTGCCGTGGTCGCACTGCATACCAAGGATGTTGATCACAGCCTCGCACCGATGAACTTAGAGGAACTCTTAGCGTCTCGCATCGCACGGATGGGGAAACCGACGCTGGAACTGTTTGTGATGAGTCATTGTCCCTACGGCGTTCAGGCGGAAGAAAAGATTATTCCGATTGTGAAAAAGTTTGGAAACGCGATTGATTTCAAGCTGCAGTTTATCGCACAGGAGAAGATGGCACCCGCCGCGCAAAATATATCGCTGTTTACAAGCCTCCACGGCTACCCCGAAGTCGCAGAGGATATCCGACAGCTGCTGATCGCACAAGAATATCCAGATCGGTATCTTGACTATATTTTATGCCGCGGCAAGAAACTGGACAAGAGCTGGGAGAACTGCGCGCAGAAACTTGGTATTGACGTGGCAAAGATTCAAGCGTTGTTTGATGCACCGGAAGCAGAGCAGCTTTTCCGTGAAAATATTGCGCGTGCTGCGGATTTACGGATTAAAGCGTCTCCAACGATTTTGGTGGATGGGCATAAATTTCGAGCAAATCAATTATTGCGGGAGAGTGGAACACCCTGCGAATAAAGGAGGTTACAGACCTCTAAATGGAGTTTTACGATGAATCCTGACATCTTCCGAGCCTATGATATTCGTGGTATTTTTGGCGTAGATTTTGAACCAAAAGACTTTTATCGCATTGCGTGTGCGTATGCCAACTGTTTTCAACCAAAGACCGTTGCATTGGGGCATGATGTTCGTGAAAGTTCGCCGCAGTTGTGGCGACAGGTTGCAAACGGTTTACAAGATAGCGGTGCTGAGGTGATTAACCTTGGGCAGATTTCGACGGATATGCTCTATTTCAGTGTCGCACACTATAAAACAGATGGCGGTATTGTAATTTCGGCATCACATAACCCTGCTGTATATAACGGCATGAAACTGGTTCGCCGACATGCCGCGCCGATCTCCGCGGACACTGGACTCCTTGATCTGCGAGATGCCATTGTAAGCGAACGCCCATTTAAGAAACGAAACGGACACCACTGTGCTATCTTTCAATCCTCTCAATTTCTGAACGCATATTTAGCACATCTTCGTTCGTTTGCTGATTTGGAACGGTTATTGACAAAACGGATCGTTATCAACGCCAATAGTGGACTCGCCGGGCAGATTGCTGAACGCCTATTAGCAGACACACCGATTCAGGTATGTAGGCGTTTGTTTGTAGATCCCGATGGGAGCTTCGCAAAGATTCCTGGTGGTAGACCCGATCCGCTGAGACCAGAAAACCGTGAGTTAACCGCAGCAGCGGTTAGGCAAACAGGCGCAGACTTGGCGGTGGCATGGGATGCCGATGCCGATCGATGCTTTTTCTTTGATGAGACGGGAACGTTTGTTGAAGGGTGTTATATCACGGCACTACTCGCAGAACGCATCCTGCCGGAGCGAAGTGGCGGTGGGGTCATCTTTGATCCGAGAGCGGTGTGGGCGGTAGAGCATGCTGTCATCTCTGCGAACGGCATCCCGATTCTCAACCGGTGTGGGCACTCGTTCATCAAAGCGCGTATGCGAAAAACAGATGCTCTTTTCGCCGGAGAGGCGAGCGGACACTATTACTTCCGAGACAATTTCTATGCCGACAACGGGATGATTCCATTTCTACTCCTGCTTGAATATCTCAGTATAAATGGAATATCGTTAACTGAAACCGTGAATCCTTTGCGAGCGGCATATCCGGTCTCCGGTGAGATCAACTACTCTTTTGAAACACGTTCTCAGATACCGGATGCACTGGATGTCATTAGCGATGCGATACACGCTTGGGGCGATCCGCGTCTTGAAGCACCCATTGATGGTTTATCTGTCAGATTTCTATCGGGTTCTGGCAGTTGGCGATTTAATCTCCGGGAATCCAATACAGAACCGCTGCTGCGGTTGAATGTTGAAGCGATTGGAGAAGAGAGTCTTTTGATTGAAAAGACGATAAGAATCAGTGAGAAACTTGAGAGCATCGGAGGCAAACGAAACACGAAATTCCGCTGGGAACCTGAAAATCTGTCTAAAAGACGCTAATTCAAATTATTTTCTTAAGGTTTTTTATTTCCATCCGATTACTACTTCCACTCTTGCGAACTCACATTGTTGGAATTCGCCTTTCACGTGAAACTTAAAACGAGAGTATACATCAAAGATTGTTTTATTTTTCACAGTATGCACCCTTTTGGGAAAAAATTGTGTCTTCTAATTATAGAGAAGGTATTCCATACCTTTTCTATAAGTTGGACAATTTATGTGTTATTAGGCAAATTTTTCACGATACGTATGAAACGCCGAAAACACAGACACAATTTCCTCAGCGGAACGACATATAGAAAAAAGGTTAGAGAGATACCCAAGGTATTGCCAACTAACTTAATCTATTACGTGAGGGTTTTCAAAATGCGTCCAACACTTAAGAAATGGTAGTTTTCTATTTTTTAAAGGTGCGCCGTGGGTGATATGAACACCCATCGGCGCGGCACTGCCATAGTAATTTTAGAGGAATATAACAGTACTAACCTAATTATAGCATAGAATAAAACTTTTGTTCAACTTTTAGGTTAGTCCCCAAGACTATTTAGTTTTAGGATTTTCCTGAATTCTATCGGGAAGTTGTGAGTTAGAGTTCACTCTACA encodes:
- a CDS encoding multiheme c-type cytochrome; protein product: MKRAILVLIVLTLGVTLPPLYSQWAESQRLKQIQTVKQQARPVFGDRLEMVMTGLESGTPPSVVILYTSGTRSHLEPCGCYQEQSGGLPRRAYVVEEFRKRGFLTLLVDAGNIFDGEAEIDARRCETNMKALTAMQYSAMALSESDLTYSDTYLRRQRAVAAFPFLAPDVRRDNFTQPFVVEQIGQHSVAFVVGEAPEEIISLSDIVVALGDPKDAEHIDVVIYPDETEPMGTEDGPLYVGCKSEGKTLGVLALWIDSNAQVARHYATEVALTAEVGESETVRQLLTDFYREMASENPSQDSRLFAKQLLEQQQENGYASATACQRCHEQEYLQWSATRHAFAYETLLKKERYFDTGCVSCHTTGFGYSTGFQIGDSDSALEGVQCETCHGPGKQHVGNPKKSNIRNGADTSLCLQCHDTKHSPGFSAVVALHTKDVDHSLAPMNLEELLASRIARMGKPTLELFVMSHCPYGVQAEEKIIPIVKKFGNAIDFKLQFIAQEKMAPAAQNISLFTSLHGYPEVAEDIRQLLIAQEYPDRYLDYILCRGKKLDKSWENCAQKLGIDVAKIQALFDAPEAEQLFRENIARAADLRIKASPTILVDGHKFRANQLLRESGTPCE
- a CDS encoding phosphomannomutase/phosphoglucomutase; amino-acid sequence: MNPDIFRAYDIRGIFGVDFEPKDFYRIACAYANCFQPKTVALGHDVRESSPQLWRQVANGLQDSGAEVINLGQISTDMLYFSVAHYKTDGGIVISASHNPAVYNGMKLVRRHAAPISADTGLLDLRDAIVSERPFKKRNGHHCAIFQSSQFLNAYLAHLRSFADLERLLTKRIVINANSGLAGQIAERLLADTPIQVCRRLFVDPDGSFAKIPGGRPDPLRPENRELTAAAVRQTGADLAVAWDADADRCFFFDETGTFVEGCYITALLAERILPERSGGGVIFDPRAVWAVEHAVISANGIPILNRCGHSFIKARMRKTDALFAGEASGHYYFRDNFYADNGMIPFLLLLEYLSINGISLTETVNPLRAAYPVSGEINYSFETRSQIPDALDVISDAIHAWGDPRLEAPIDGLSVRFLSGSGSWRFNLRESNTEPLLRLNVEAIGEESLLIEKTIRISEKLESIGGKRNTKFRWEPENLSKRR